One Pseudomonas fluorescens genomic region harbors:
- a CDS encoding topoisomerase II yields MSDSLQLILEDTDGTQLETSCTRVAVMWQGKELWIQQDGRGQLLIGVDVEEGDAEYANLLLRPLATNLVSLQLEMEPAEVGDDEDHVHGPDCNHDH; encoded by the coding sequence ATGAGCGATTCCCTGCAGCTGATCCTTGAAGACACCGACGGCACGCAACTGGAGACTTCCTGCACCCGCGTCGCGGTCATGTGGCAAGGCAAAGAGCTGTGGATTCAGCAGGATGGCCGCGGCCAGTTGCTGATCGGCGTGGACGTCGAAGAAGGTGACGCCGAATACGCCAATCTGCTGCTGCGCCCATTGGCGACTAATCTGGTAAGTCTGCAACTGGAAATGGAACCGGCCGAGGTCGGCGACGACGAAGACCACGTGCACGGCCCGGATTGCAACCACGACCATTAA
- the astB gene encoding N-succinylarginine dihydrolase, producing the protein MKSFEVNFDGLVGPTHNYGGLSYGNVASQSNSQQSSNPKEAALQGLAKMKALMEMGFQQGVLAPQERPDVAALRRLGFTGSDAQVIERAAKEAMPLLVASCSASSMWVANAATVSPSADTADGRVHFTAANLNCKYHRSIEHPTTSRVLGAMFANQQHFAHHAALPAVAQFGDEGAANHTRFCREYGEAGVEFFVFGRSAFDNRYPAPQKYPARQTLEASQAVARLHGLRDEGVVYAQQNPNVIDQGVFHNDVIAVGNGEVLFYHEDAFLETDQILAELQAKLARVGGNFQSVCVPRSAVSVDDAVRSYLFNSQLLSRADGSMLLIVPQECQANERVWAYLQSLTSSGGLIREVKVFDLKQSMQNGGGPACLRLRVALNETELAAVNPGVIMTPPLYGSLTAWVEKHYRDRLSETDLADPQLLLECRTALDELTQILKLGAVYPFQIN; encoded by the coding sequence ATGAAATCCTTTGAAGTCAATTTTGACGGTCTAGTGGGGCCGACCCATAACTACGGTGGTCTGTCCTACGGCAACGTCGCGTCCCAAAGCAACAGTCAGCAATCCTCGAATCCGAAGGAAGCGGCGCTGCAAGGCCTGGCGAAGATGAAAGCGCTGATGGAAATGGGCTTTCAGCAGGGCGTGCTGGCGCCGCAGGAGCGTCCGGATGTGGCCGCGCTGCGCCGTCTGGGTTTCACCGGCAGCGACGCGCAAGTGATCGAGCGCGCCGCCAAAGAAGCCATGCCGCTGCTGGTCGCCAGTTGCTCGGCGTCGAGCATGTGGGTGGCCAACGCCGCGACGGTCAGCCCGAGTGCCGACACCGCCGACGGTCGCGTGCATTTCACCGCCGCTAACTTGAATTGCAAATATCACCGCAGCATCGAGCACCCGACCACCAGTCGCGTGCTCGGCGCGATGTTCGCCAATCAGCAGCACTTCGCCCATCACGCCGCTCTGCCGGCCGTGGCGCAGTTCGGCGACGAAGGCGCGGCCAACCACACGCGTTTCTGCCGTGAATATGGCGAAGCAGGCGTCGAGTTTTTCGTGTTCGGCCGCAGTGCGTTCGACAACCGTTACCCGGCGCCGCAGAAATACCCTGCGCGTCAGACCCTCGAAGCCTCGCAAGCCGTTGCGCGATTGCACGGTCTGCGTGACGAAGGCGTGGTTTACGCACAGCAGAATCCCAACGTGATCGATCAGGGCGTGTTCCACAATGACGTGATCGCGGTCGGTAACGGTGAAGTTCTGTTCTATCACGAGGACGCGTTCCTCGAGACTGATCAGATATTGGCTGAGCTGCAAGCCAAACTGGCCAGGGTCGGCGGCAACTTCCAGTCGGTGTGCGTACCGCGTTCGGCCGTCAGCGTCGATGACGCGGTGCGTTCCTACCTGTTCAACAGCCAATTGCTCTCCCGCGCTGATGGTTCGATGCTGCTGATCGTGCCGCAAGAGTGCCAGGCCAACGAACGCGTATGGGCGTACCTGCAAAGCCTGACCAGCTCCGGCGGTTTGATCCGCGAAGTGAAAGTCTTCGATCTCAAGCAAAGCATGCAGAACGGCGGCGGCCCGGCGTGCCTGCGTTTGCGTGTCGCGCTGAATGAAACCGAGCTGGCGGCCGTCAACCCAGGCGTTATCATGACGCCACCGTTGTACGGTTCGTTGACCGCGTGGGTTGAAAAGCACTACCGCGACCGCCTGAGCGAAACCGATCTGGCGGATCCGCAACTGCTGCTTGAATGCCGGACGGCACTGGATGAACTGACGCAAATCCTTAAACTGGGCGCGGTTTATCCATTTCAGATCAATTGA
- the astD gene encoding succinylglutamate-semialdehyde dehydrogenase encodes MMNSLYIAGEWLAGQGEAFQSLNPVTQQVLWSGEGATTAQVESAVQAARQAFPGWARRSLEERISVLEAFAASLKNHADELAHTIGEETGKPLWESATEVTSMVNKIAISVQSYRERTGEKSGPLGDATAVLRHKPHGVVAVFGPYNFPGHLPNGHIVPALLAGNSVLFKPSELTPKVAELTVKCWIEAGLPAGVLNLLQGARETGIALAANPGIDGLFFTGSSRTGNHLHQQFAGRPDKILALEMGGNNPLVVDQVADLDAAVYTIIQSAFISAGQRCTCARRLLVPQGAWGDSLLKRLVEVSSTIEVGAFDQQPAPFMGSVISLGAAKALMDAQEQLLANGAVSLLEMTQPQSQSALLTPGIVDVTAVAERPDEELFGPLLQVIRYADFGAAITEANNTAYGLAAGLLSDSEARYQQFWLESRAGIVNWNKQLTGAASSAPFGGVGASGNHRASAYYAADYCAYPVASLETPSLVLPAALTPGVKMA; translated from the coding sequence ATAATGAATTCGCTATACATCGCAGGTGAGTGGCTGGCCGGTCAGGGCGAGGCTTTTCAATCGCTGAACCCGGTGACCCAGCAAGTGCTGTGGTCGGGGGAGGGCGCCACCACCGCTCAGGTCGAATCGGCTGTGCAAGCCGCTCGCCAGGCATTTCCGGGCTGGGCGCGGCGCTCGCTGGAAGAACGTATCAGCGTGCTGGAAGCTTTCGCTGCCTCGCTGAAAAACCACGCTGATGAGCTCGCGCACACCATCGGTGAAGAGACCGGTAAACCGCTATGGGAATCGGCGACCGAAGTGACCAGCATGGTCAACAAGATCGCCATTTCGGTGCAGAGCTACCGCGAGCGTACCGGCGAGAAGAGCGGCCCGCTGGGCGACGCCACCGCTGTGTTGCGCCACAAGCCGCACGGTGTGGTTGCGGTGTTTGGTCCCTATAACTTCCCCGGCCATTTGCCCAACGGCCACATCGTGCCGGCATTGCTGGCGGGCAACAGTGTGCTGTTCAAGCCCAGCGAGCTGACCCCGAAAGTCGCCGAGCTGACGGTCAAGTGCTGGATCGAAGCGGGGCTCCCGGCCGGGGTTTTGAACCTGCTGCAGGGCGCTCGCGAAACCGGCATCGCCCTTGCCGCGAATCCGGGCATCGACGGTCTGTTCTTCACCGGTTCGAGTCGCACCGGCAATCACCTGCATCAGCAGTTCGCCGGGCGCCCGGACAAGATTCTGGCGCTAGAAATGGGTGGCAACAATCCGCTGGTGGTCGATCAGGTCGCTGATCTCGATGCGGCGGTTTACACGATCATTCAGTCGGCGTTTATTTCTGCCGGCCAGCGCTGCACCTGCGCTCGTCGTCTGCTGGTGCCACAAGGCGCGTGGGGCGACAGCCTGCTCAAGCGTTTGGTGGAAGTCAGCTCGACCATCGAGGTTGGTGCCTTCGATCAGCAACCGGCGCCATTCATGGGCTCGGTGATTTCCCTCGGCGCGGCGAAAGCACTGATGGATGCCCAAGAGCAGCTGTTGGCCAACGGTGCGGTATCGCTGCTGGAAATGACTCAGCCTCAGTCGCAATCGGCTTTGCTGACGCCGGGGATTGTCGACGTAACCGCAGTGGCCGAGCGCCCGGACGAAGAACTGTTCGGGCCGTTGCTGCAAGTGATTCGCTACGCTGATTTTGGCGCCGCGATCACCGAAGCCAACAACACGGCTTATGGCCTGGCCGCGGGTTTGTTGTCGGATTCCGAAGCGCGTTACCAGCAGTTCTGGCTGGAAAGCCGTGCCGGCATCGTCAACTGGAACAAACAACTGACCGGTGCCGCGAGCAGCGCGCCGTTCGGCGGCGTCGGTGCCTCGGGTAACCATCGCGCCAGCGCTTACTACGCGGCGGATTATTGCGCGTACCCGGTGGCGTCGCTGGAAACACCGAGCCTGGTGTTGCCTGCGGCCCTGACGCCTGGCGTGAAAATGGCGTGA
- the astA gene encoding arginine N-succinyltransferase, with amino-acid sequence MIVRPVRSSDLSALIDLARSTGTGLTTLPANEERLAHRVGWAEKTFRGEAGRGDADYLFVLEDDDGRVVGISAIAGAVGMREPWYNFRVGLTVSASQELNIYREIPTLFLANDLTGNSELCSLFLHADYRSGLNGRMLSKARMLFIAEFPELFGNKIIAEMRGVSDDAGRSPFWESLGRHFFKMEFSQADYLTGVGNKAFIAELMPKFPLYTCFLSPDARNVIGQVHPDTEPALSMLKGEGFSYQGYVDIFDAGPAIECETGKIRAVRDSEALVLAVGTPGDDATPFIIHNRKREDCRITAAPARLAAGTLVVDPHTAKRLQLNAGDQVRAVALSPARESK; translated from the coding sequence ATGATTGTTCGTCCCGTACGCAGCAGCGATTTATCCGCGCTGATCGATCTGGCCCGCAGCACCGGCACCGGCCTGACCACATTGCCGGCCAACGAAGAACGTCTGGCCCATCGGGTCGGCTGGGCCGAGAAGACTTTCCGCGGCGAAGCCGGCCGTGGTGATGCAGACTACCTGTTCGTGCTCGAAGACGATGACGGTCGCGTGGTAGGGATTTCTGCCATTGCTGGCGCCGTCGGTATGCGTGAGCCCTGGTACAACTTCCGCGTCGGCCTGACCGTCAGCGCGTCGCAAGAATTGAACATCTATCGCGAGATCCCGACGCTGTTTCTGGCTAACGACCTCACCGGCAATTCCGAACTGTGCTCGCTGTTCCTCCACGCCGATTACCGCAGCGGCCTGAACGGTCGCATGCTGTCGAAGGCGCGGATGTTGTTCATCGCCGAATTCCCGGAATTGTTCGGCAACAAGATCATCGCCGAGATGCGCGGCGTCTCCGATGACGCCGGCCGTTCGCCGTTCTGGGAAAGCCTGGGTCGGCACTTCTTCAAGATGGAATTCAGTCAGGCCGATTACCTCACCGGGGTCGGCAACAAAGCGTTCATTGCTGAACTGATGCCGAAATTCCCGCTGTACACCTGCTTCCTCTCGCCCGACGCACGCAACGTGATCGGCCAGGTTCATCCCGATACCGAACCGGCGCTGTCGATGCTCAAGGGCGAAGGCTTCAGCTATCAAGGCTACGTCGACATCTTCGACGCAGGCCCGGCGATCGAATGCGAAACCGGCAAGATCCGCGCCGTCCGTGACAGTGAAGCGCTGGTGTTGGCCGTCGGTACGCCGGGCGATGACGCGACGCCGTTCATCATCCATAACCGCAAGCGCGAAGACTGCCGCATCACCGCAGCACCGGCGCGTCTCGCGGCTGGCACGCTGGTGGTTGATCCGCACACTGCCAAACGTCTTCAACTCAACGCTGGCGATCAAGTGCGCGCCGTGGCGTTGTCCCCCGCTCGGGAGTCGAAATAA
- the aruF gene encoding arginine/ornithine succinyltransferase subunit alpha, with the protein MLVMRPAQMADLGEVQRLAADSPIGVTSLPDDVERLSDKIAASEASFAAEVSFNGEESYFFVLEDSATGKLVGCSAIVASAGYSEPFYSFRNETFVHASRELKIHNKIHVLSQCHDLTGNSLLTSFYVQRELVGSPWSELNSRGRLLFVASHPERFADSVVTEIVGYSDENGDSPFWDAIGRNFFDLNYAEAERLCGLKSRTFLAELMPHYPIYVPLLPDSAQEAMGQVHPRAQITFDILMREGFETDHYIDIFDGGPTLHARVSGIRSIAQSRVVPVKIGEPVKGAGRQYLVANAQLQDYRAVLLELDYAPGKPVTLDLEAAEALGVGEGASVRLVAV; encoded by the coding sequence ATGCTGGTGATGCGCCCTGCGCAAATGGCTGATCTGGGCGAGGTACAGCGTCTGGCTGCGGACAGTCCGATTGGTGTCACTTCCTTGCCGGATGACGTGGAACGTCTGAGCGACAAGATCGCCGCGAGCGAAGCGTCGTTCGCTGCCGAAGTGAGTTTCAACGGTGAGGAAAGTTATTTCTTCGTCCTCGAAGACTCGGCCACCGGCAAACTGGTCGGCTGCTCGGCGATCGTCGCTTCGGCCGGTTATTCGGAGCCGTTCTACAGCTTTCGCAACGAGACGTTTGTCCACGCTTCCCGCGAGCTGAAGATCCACAACAAGATCCACGTGCTCTCGCAGTGCCACGATCTGACCGGCAACAGCTTGCTCACCAGTTTCTACGTCCAGCGCGAGCTGGTCGGTTCGCCATGGTCCGAACTCAACTCCCGTGGTCGTCTGTTGTTCGTCGCCAGCCACCCCGAGCGTTTCGCCGATTCGGTGGTCACCGAGATCGTCGGTTACAGCGATGAAAACGGCGACTCGCCGTTCTGGGACGCCATCGGCCGCAACTTCTTCGACCTCAACTACGCCGAAGCCGAACGTCTGTGCGGCCTGAAAAGCCGCACGTTCCTCGCCGAGCTGATGCCGCATTATCCGATCTACGTGCCGCTGCTGCCGGACTCCGCGCAAGAGGCGATGGGCCAGGTGCACCCGCGCGCGCAGATCACCTTCGACATCCTGATGCGCGAAGGCTTCGAAACCGATCACTACATCGATATTTTCGACGGTGGGCCGACCTTGCATGCGCGTGTTTCAGGGATCCGTTCGATCGCCCAGAGCCGCGTGGTGCCGGTGAAGATCGGCGAGCCGGTCAAAGGTGCCGGGCGTCAGTATCTGGTGGCCAACGCGCAGTTGCAGGATTACCGCGCGGTGTTGCTGGAACTCGATTACGCGCCGGGCAAACCGGTAACTCTGGATCTGGAAGCGGCCGAAGCCCTGGGCGTCGGTGAAGGTGCCAGCGTGCGCCTGGTGGCGGTTTAA
- a CDS encoding aspartate aminotransferase family protein has protein sequence MSVEHAAVQRADFDQVMVPNYAPAAFIPVRGAGSRVWDQAGRELIDFAGGIAVNVLGHAHPALVGALTEQANKLWHVSNVFTNEPALRLAHKLIDATFAERVFFCNSGAEANEAAFKLARRVAFDRFGSEKYEIIAALNSFHGRTLFTVNVGGQSKYSDGFGPKITGITHVPYNDLAALKAAVSDKTCAVVLEPIQGEGGVLPAELAYLQGARELCDANNALLVFDEVQTGMGRSGKLFAYQYYGVTPDILTSAKSLGGGFPIAAMLTTEALAKHLVVGTHGTTYGGNPLACAVAEAVIDVINTPEVLSGVNAKHDKFKTRLQQIGEKYGLFTQVRGLGLLIGCVLSEAWKGKAKDIFNAAEQEGLMILQAGPDVIRFAPSLVVEDADIDAGLDRFERAAAKLTQA, from the coding sequence ATGTCCGTTGAGCACGCTGCGGTACAACGCGCCGATTTCGACCAGGTAATGGTTCCCAACTACGCGCCTGCCGCTTTCATTCCGGTGCGTGGCGCCGGTTCCCGGGTCTGGGATCAGGCCGGCCGCGAGCTGATCGACTTCGCCGGCGGGATTGCCGTCAACGTATTGGGCCACGCGCACCCGGCGCTGGTCGGTGCACTGACCGAACAGGCGAACAAGCTGTGGCACGTTTCCAATGTGTTCACCAACGAGCCGGCGCTGCGTTTGGCGCACAAGTTGATCGACGCCACGTTCGCCGAGCGCGTGTTCTTCTGCAACTCGGGCGCTGAAGCCAACGAGGCCGCCTTCAAGCTGGCCCGTCGCGTTGCGTTCGATCGCTTCGGTAGCGAGAAATACGAAATCATTGCCGCGCTGAACAGCTTCCACGGCCGCACGTTGTTCACCGTTAACGTCGGTGGTCAGTCCAAGTATTCCGACGGTTTCGGCCCGAAAATCACTGGTATCACCCACGTTCCCTACAACGACCTTGCGGCGCTGAAAGCCGCTGTTTCCGATAAGACCTGCGCGGTGGTGCTGGAACCGATCCAGGGCGAGGGCGGCGTGCTGCCAGCCGAGCTGGCTTATCTGCAAGGTGCCCGCGAACTGTGCGACGCGAACAACGCGCTGCTGGTGTTCGACGAAGTGCAGACCGGCATGGGCCGCAGCGGCAAGCTGTTCGCTTACCAGTATTACGGCGTGACCCCGGACATCCTCACTAGCGCCAAAAGCCTGGGCGGCGGTTTCCCGATCGCGGCGATGCTGACCACCGAAGCGTTGGCCAAACATCTGGTCGTCGGCACCCACGGCACCACTTACGGCGGCAACCCGCTGGCCTGCGCCGTCGCTGAAGCAGTGATCGATGTGATCAACACCCCTGAAGTGTTGAGCGGCGTGAATGCCAAGCACGACAAGTTCAAAACCCGCCTGCAACAGATCGGTGAGAAATACGGCCTGTTCACTCAGGTGCGTGGTCTCGGTCTGCTGATCGGCTGCGTGCTGAGCGAAGCCTGGAAAGGCAAGGCCAAAGACATCTTCAACGCCGCCGAGCAGGAAGGCCTGATGATTCTGCAAGCCGGCCCGGACGTGATCCGCTTCGCCCCAAGCCTGGTGGTGGAAGACGCCGATATCGATGCCGGTCTGGACCGCTTCGAACGTGCAGCGGCGAAATTGACGCAAGCCTGA
- the argR gene encoding transcriptional regulator ArgR has translation MTAHRIGFLIWPSTKALTLALAEEALRVAQRVHPDVVYELTFLQAEPQVEGAWQLPGEAWAGKLENFQKLFLLADEPPTTLAPALSSALKQLVRAGTVIGGLSAGVYPLAHLGLLDGYRAAVHWRWQDDFAERFPKVIATSHLFDWDRDRLTACGGMSVLDLLLAVLARDHGAELAGAVSEELVVERIREGGERQRIPLQNRLGSSHPKLTQAVLLMEANIEEPLTTDEIAQHVCVSRRQLERIFKQYLNRVPSQYYLELRLNKARQMLMQTSKSIIQIGLSCGFSSGPHFSSAYRNFFGATPREDRNQRRSSSPFELSSVPPERG, from the coding sequence ATGACTGCCCATCGAATTGGTTTCCTGATTTGGCCCAGCACTAAAGCGTTGACGCTTGCGCTGGCGGAGGAAGCCTTGCGTGTTGCTCAGCGTGTGCACCCGGACGTGGTTTACGAGCTGACGTTTCTGCAGGCTGAGCCGCAAGTCGAAGGTGCCTGGCAATTGCCCGGTGAGGCTTGGGCCGGGAAGCTGGAAAACTTCCAGAAACTGTTTTTGCTCGCCGACGAGCCGCCGACCACTTTGGCGCCTGCCCTCAGCAGCGCACTGAAACAACTGGTGCGCGCCGGTACGGTCATCGGTGGTCTTTCGGCGGGCGTGTATCCGCTGGCGCACCTCGGATTGCTCGACGGCTATCGCGCTGCCGTGCACTGGCGCTGGCAGGACGATTTCGCCGAGCGCTTCCCGAAAGTCATCGCCACCAGTCATCTGTTCGACTGGGATCGGGATCGACTGACGGCATGTGGCGGTATGTCTGTTCTCGACCTGTTGCTGGCGGTGCTGGCACGCGATCACGGCGCGGAACTGGCCGGCGCGGTCTCGGAAGAATTGGTGGTCGAGCGTATCCGAGAGGGCGGCGAGCGTCAGCGCATCCCGTTGCAGAACCGTCTCGGCTCCAGTCATCCGAAGCTGACCCAGGCGGTGTTGCTGATGGAGGCCAACATTGAAGAACCGTTGACCACCGACGAAATCGCTCAGCACGTCTGCGTATCGCGTCGGCAACTGGAGCGGATCTTCAAGCAATATCTCAATCGTGTGCCGAGCCAGTACTACCTGGAACTGCGCCTGAACAAGGCCCGGCAGATGTTGATGCAGACCAGCAAATCGATCATCCAGATCGGTCTGTCCTGTGGCTTCTCGTCGGGGCCGCACTTCTCCAGCGCCTATCGCAACTTCTTCGGCGCCACGCCGCGTGAAGATCGCAATCAGCGTCGCAGCAGCAGCCCGTTCGAATTGTCATCAGTGCCGCCCGAGCGCGGTTGA
- a CDS encoding ABC transporter ATP-binding protein: MYKLEVQDLHKRYGSHEVLKGVSLKAAAGDVISIIGSSGSGKSTFLRCINLLEQPHAGKILLNNEELKLVANKDGALKAADPKQLQRMRSRLSMVFQHFNLWSHMTALENIIEAPVHVLGVPKAEAREKAEHYLNKVGVAHRKDAFPGHMSGGEQQRVAIARALAMEPEVMLFDEPTSALDPELVGDVLKVMQALAQEGRTMVVVTHEMGFAREVSNQLVFLHKGVVEESGNPREVLVNPQSERLQQFLSGSLK, translated from the coding sequence ATGTACAAACTTGAAGTCCAAGACCTGCATAAACGCTATGGCAGTCACGAAGTGCTCAAGGGTGTGTCCCTGAAAGCGGCCGCCGGCGATGTGATCAGCATCATCGGCTCCAGTGGCTCCGGCAAAAGTACTTTCCTGCGTTGCATCAACCTGCTCGAGCAGCCGCATGCCGGCAAGATTCTGCTCAATAACGAAGAGCTGAAACTGGTTGCCAACAAGGACGGCGCGCTGAAAGCCGCCGATCCGAAGCAGCTGCAGCGCATGCGTTCGCGCCTGTCGATGGTGTTCCAGCATTTCAACCTGTGGTCGCACATGACTGCGCTGGAAAACATCATCGAAGCGCCGGTGCACGTACTCGGCGTGCCCAAAGCCGAAGCTCGCGAGAAAGCCGAGCACTACTTGAACAAAGTCGGCGTGGCTCATCGCAAAGATGCATTCCCTGGGCACATGTCCGGCGGCGAGCAACAGCGTGTGGCGATCGCCCGTGCGTTGGCGATGGAACCTGAGGTGATGCTGTTCGACGAACCGACTTCGGCCCTCGACCCGGAACTGGTCGGCGACGTGCTGAAAGTCATGCAGGCGCTGGCGCAGGAAGGTCGCACCATGGTCGTGGTGACGCACGAAATGGGCTTCGCCCGTGAAGTGTCGAATCAACTGGTGTTCTTGCACAAAGGCGTTGTCGAAGAAAGCGGTAACCCGCGCGAAGTGCTGGTCAACCCGCAGTCGGAGCGCTTGCAGCAGTTCCTCTCGGGCAGCCTGAAATAA
- a CDS encoding ABC transporter permease, which produces MIFDYNVIWEALPLYFGGLLTTLKLLALSLFFGLLAALPLGLMRVSKNPIVNGAAWLYTYVIRGTPMLVQLFLIYYGLAQFEAVRESFLWPWLSSATFCACLAFAVNTSAYTAEIIAGSLKATPNGEIEAAKAMGMSRFKLYKRILLPSALRRALPQYSNEVIMMLQTTSLASIVTLIDITGAARTVNAQFYLPFEAYITAGVFYLCLTFILVKLFKLAERRWLSYLAPRKH; this is translated from the coding sequence ATGATCTTCGACTACAACGTCATTTGGGAGGCCTTGCCGCTGTACTTCGGCGGCCTGCTGACCACCCTCAAACTGCTCGCGCTGTCGCTGTTTTTCGGCTTGCTGGCGGCGCTGCCGCTGGGGCTGATGCGCGTCTCGAAGAACCCGATCGTCAACGGCGCCGCGTGGCTATACACCTACGTGATTCGCGGCACGCCGATGCTGGTTCAGTTGTTCCTGATCTACTACGGTCTGGCGCAATTCGAAGCGGTGCGCGAAAGCTTCCTCTGGCCGTGGCTGTCGAGCGCAACCTTCTGCGCCTGCCTGGCCTTTGCGGTCAACACCAGCGCCTACACCGCCGAAATCATCGCCGGCAGCCTCAAGGCTACGCCGAACGGTGAGATCGAAGCGGCCAAGGCCATGGGCATGTCGCGCTTCAAACTGTACAAGCGCATTTTGCTGCCGTCGGCCCTGCGCCGGGCGCTGCCGCAGTACAGCAACGAAGTGATCATGATGCTGCAGACCACCAGTCTGGCGTCCATCGTCACCTTGATCGATATCACTGGCGCCGCGCGCACCGTCAACGCGCAGTTCTATCTGCCGTTCGAGGCGTATATCACCGCTGGCGTGTTCTACCTGTGCCTGACTTTCATTCTGGTCAAGCTGTTCAAACTGGCCGAGCGTCGCTGGTTGAGCTACCTCGCGCCACGGAAGCACTGA
- a CDS encoding ABC transporter permease, with the protein MLKGYGAVILDGAWLTLQLALSSMALAIVLGLIGVALRLSPVRWLAWLGDLYSTVIRGIPDLVLILLIFYGGQDLLNRVAPMLGYDDYIDLNPLAAGIGTLGFIFGAYLSETFRGAFMAIPKGQAEAGMAYGMSSFQVFFRVMVPQMIRLAIPGFTNNWLVLTKATALISVVGLQDMMFKAKQAADATREPFTFFLAVAAMYLVITSVSLLALRHLEKRYSVGVRAADL; encoded by the coding sequence ATGTTGAAAGGCTACGGGGCTGTCATCCTCGATGGCGCATGGCTGACGCTTCAGCTCGCCTTGTCGTCCATGGCTCTGGCCATCGTTCTCGGGCTGATCGGTGTTGCATTGCGCCTGTCGCCGGTGCGCTGGCTGGCCTGGCTGGGCGATCTGTATTCCACGGTGATTCGCGGTATTCCCGATCTGGTGCTGATCCTGCTGATCTTCTACGGCGGTCAGGACCTGCTCAACCGCGTTGCGCCGATGCTCGGCTATGACGACTACATCGACCTGAACCCGCTGGCCGCCGGTATCGGCACCCTCGGTTTCATCTTCGGTGCATACCTGTCGGAAACGTTCCGTGGCGCGTTCATGGCGATCCCCAAAGGCCAGGCCGAAGCGGGCATGGCATATGGCATGAGCAGTTTTCAGGTGTTCTTCCGGGTGATGGTGCCGCAGATGATTCGCCTGGCGATTCCGGGCTTCACCAACAACTGGCTGGTGCTCACCAAGGCGACCGCGCTGATTTCCGTGGTCGGGCTGCAAGACATGATGTTCAAGGCCAAGCAGGCGGCAGATGCCACCCGCGAGCCTTTCACCTTCTTCCTCGCAGTGGCGGCGATGTACCTGGTGATCACCAGCGTTTCGTTGCTGGCATTGCGTCACCTTGAGAAGCGCTACTCGGTAGGCGTAAGGGCGGCTGATCTATGA
- a CDS encoding ABC transporter substrate-binding protein has translation MKKLVLLGAMALSVLSLNAVADEKPVKIGIEAAYPPFASKAPDGSIVGFDYDIGNALCEEMKVKCVWVEQEFDGLIPALKVRKIDAILSSMSITEDRKKSVDFTNKYYNTPARLVMKAGTQVSEGLAELKGKNIGVQRGSIHERFAREVLAPLGAEIKPYGSQNEIYLDVAAGRLDGTVADATLLDDGFLKTDAGKGFAFVGPAFTDVKYFGDGVGIAVRKGDALKDKINTAIAAIRENGKYKAIQDKYFAFDIYGK, from the coding sequence ATGAAGAAACTTGTGCTGCTTGGCGCCATGGCACTGTCCGTGCTGTCGCTGAATGCCGTCGCTGACGAAAAACCTGTGAAGATCGGCATCGAAGCGGCTTACCCTCCGTTCGCCTCGAAAGCACCGGACGGCAGCATCGTCGGTTTCGACTACGACATCGGCAACGCGCTGTGTGAAGAAATGAAGGTCAAGTGCGTGTGGGTCGAGCAAGAGTTCGACGGCCTGATCCCAGCGCTGAAAGTGCGCAAGATCGACGCGATCCTCTCTTCGATGTCGATCACCGAAGACCGCAAGAAGTCGGTCGACTTCACCAACAAGTACTACAACACTCCGGCACGTCTGGTAATGAAGGCCGGTACTCAGGTCAGCGAAGGTCTGGCTGAACTGAAAGGCAAAAACATCGGCGTACAGCGCGGTTCGATCCACGAGCGTTTCGCTCGCGAAGTGCTGGCTCCACTGGGCGCCGAGATCAAGCCATACGGCTCGCAGAACGAAATCTACCTCGACGTGGCCGCCGGTCGTCTCGACGGCACCGTGGCTGACGCAACCCTGCTCGATGACGGTTTCCTGAAAACCGACGCCGGCAAAGGCTTCGCGTTCGTTGGCCCGGCATTCACCGACGTCAAATACTTCGGCGACGGCGTAGGCATCGCGGTGCGCAAGGGCGATGCCCTGAAAGACAAGATCAACACCGCCATCGCGGCCATCCGCGAAAACGGCAAATACAAGGCAATCCAGGACAAGTACTTCGCCTTCGACATCTACGGCAAGTAA